The following coding sequences lie in one Spinacia oleracea cultivar Varoflay chromosome 1, BTI_SOV_V1, whole genome shotgun sequence genomic window:
- the LOC130465437 gene encoding uncharacterized protein, which yields MADNTSTPKLPKDENVTASKAAKPSLRTVSFKHIARKPTIPIKKELPKLLTRMSPNSIAQLNKTISASQRSAIENVGFGDLLSLKISKLPLHLGLFLVESFDANTCCLRIHGNEFFITEKDVHEVLGLPLGVEEINLDNDCKDVEILDCWKKQFKKFMKEKAAKKAKKVKAVKGENVKVKETFTQLIPVGVLTDHLKSSKASSDMWLRNYVVLVTSTLIHGGQNQFVNCWILRYLKEMSQIKNLNWCNFVLQCLVNSKMYWEEVEGRWFAGSLVFLMLFYVDKVALEEVRIERSLPIIKGWNCNMLSTREKLEIELGRIAFHGMNDAVDKGETSGTQKQQEEVIENENPEQNVPTEQEVPEYQSKENASACPEENEAPQIVENVNPPVEKNKFQLKQDCILELAVAANELAMAMEKFQLKAQQAYSDFPDDQRIQSLRDSASVVWDNCSSTNNVNQTENVVTPNPNIEGNNIKPDRRFERGL from the exons ATGGCTGATAACACTTCAACACCGAAGTTGCCTAAAGATGAAAATGTCACTGCTTCAAAAGCTGCTAAACCGAG CTTGCGAACAGTATCGTTCAAACATATTGCAAGGAAACCTACAATACCTATAAAGAAAGAACTACCCAAGTTGTTGACAAGGATGTCCCCGAATAGTATTGCTCAACTGAACAAGACGATTTCTGCTTCTCAACGAAGTGCAATCGAGAATGTAGGCTTTGGGGACCTTTTATCTTTGAAAATCTCCAAACTGCCACTACATCTAGGTTTGTTTCTTGTGGAGAGTTTTGATGCTAATACGTGTTGTTTAAGAATTCACGGAAATGAATTCTTCATCACTGAGAAGGACGTGCACGAGGTGTTGGGGCTTCCTCTAGGTGTTGAAGAGATCAACTTGGATAATGATTGTAAGGACGTAGAAATCTTGGATTGTTGGAAGAAACAATTCAAGAAGTTCATGAAGGAGAAAGCAgcgaaaaaagcaaaaaaagttAAGGCAGTTAAAGGTGAAAATGTGAAGGTGAAGGAGACTTTCACTCAACTGATTCCTGTTGGGGTTCTTACTGATCATTTGAAGTCAAGTAAAGCATCTTCGGATATGTGGTTGAGGAATTACGTAGTTCTTGTTACTTCGACTCTTATTCATGGAGGACAGAACCAATTTGTTAACTGCTGGATTCTGCGTTATTTGAAGGAAATGAGTCAAATCAAAAATTTGAATTGGTGTAATTTTGTGCTTCAATGCTTGGTTAACAGTAAGATGTACTGGGAAGAGGTAGAGGGAAGATGGTTTGCTGGATCTTTGGTATTTCTTATg ctgTTCTATGTGGATAAAGTTGCCTTAGAGGAAGTGCGTATTGAAAGATCACTGCCTATAATAAAAGGATGGAATTGTAATATGCTATCCACACGAGAAAAACTTGAGATCGAATTGGGTAGGATTGCATTCCACGGGATGAATGATGCAGTAGATAAGGGTGAAACATCTGGAACTCAAAAG CAACAAGAAGAGGttattgaaaatgagaatccCGAACAAAATGTACCGACTGAACAAGAAGTTCCTGAATATCAATCAAAG gaAAACGCTTCTGCTTGTCCTGAAGAGAATGAAGCCCCTCAAATTGTAGAAAATGTCAACCCTCCTGTTGAGAAGAACAAGTTTCAGTTGAAACAA GATTGTATTTTGGAGTTGGCTGTTGCTGCTAATGAACTTGCAATGGCAATGGAGAAGTTTCAGCTAAAGGCGCAACAAGCATATTCTGATTTCCCAGATGATCAAAGAATTCAGTCCTTGAGAGATTCAGCTTCAGTTGTGTGGGACAACTGTTCTTCTACAAACAACGTCAACCAAACAGAGAATGTTGTTACTCCCAATccaaatattgaaggaaataat ATTAAACCAGACAGGAGATTTGAGAGGGGTTTGTAA